In the Quercus lobata isolate SW786 chromosome 5, ValleyOak3.0 Primary Assembly, whole genome shotgun sequence genome, one interval contains:
- the LOC115991755 gene encoding uncharacterized protein LOC115991755, giving the protein MQTLISVNPINYSNPKFSPAKFLFDFPSLSRESRSLFRFTRRKWLQSHETHIICSASASCTSASASYGGWDELKLFSDSERSGESDQFRNFLVSVGIDDRKHIFVFLLGLVCALAISRVRVSSIVVFPASVLVFAIGFSFGFVRGGSFSEVSVNGGKRKAKEENFRVYTEKLRNLVNFFDRFDVKVNNLKNDIQKAIDNNEITVGDLENYVNVMESISLSALNARNVVEASIDNVGNSNVVLVENQKPSRRKKELGEIGFELLQSVSGLFGENLVGSKPNKVKDNGKLETVESVVNDQTQANISTSTADESDFNLVNNNKGNGSLNASRNSSNKTALDEDEGRRIQIGSEYGRIGSGEMGGSAKRFMDGREYSYRNNSLRFTNNRSFSLKMGRDNKTEMWESQDNLFNSEEFRVSMKHMGTEAFFVEEQMLKKSSEAYQTSLNKEKSDNETYRFQFREDRFNQEDDSHMTNLLSSQEGEVGSSSSPKVSDDVMFDRYLTEANGLLQQAKEFLRSRHDEERVEIILYRSANLLSKAIALKPMSLLAVGQLGNTYLLHGELKLKITRALRRTLLSGHGPLPIERQNGVLKQLDDRITSKDEIASVLVNVCEECEELLVEAGRKYRLALSIDGNDVRALYNWGLALSFRAQLIADIGPEAAFDADKVFLAAIDKFDAMMSKGNVYAPDALFRWGVALQQRSRLRLSNSKDKVKLLQQAKRLYEDALQMDTNNLQVREALSTCISELSFRHY; this is encoded by the exons ATGCAAACCCTAATTTCCGTAAATcctattaattattcaaatccTAAATTCTCACCCGCAAaatttctctttgattttcCCTCACTTTCTCGGGAAAGCCGAAGCCTTTTTCGTTTTACACGCCGAAAATGGCTTCAAAGCCACGAAACCCACATCATTTGCTCTGCAAGCGCTTCTTGTACCTCCGCCTCAGCGAGTTACGGCGGGTGGGACGAGCTGAAACTCTTCAGCGACTCGGAGCGCTCCGGTGAGTCGGATCAGTTTCGTAATTTCCTGGTTTCTGTAGGGATCGATGATAGAAAGCACATATTTGTGTTTCTTTTGGGGCTTGTGTGTGCCTTGGCCATTtctagggttagggtttctTCGATTGTTGTGTTTCCAGCTTCTGTTTTGGTTTTTGCTATTGGGTTTTCGTTTGGGTTTGTTCGTGGTGGGAGTTTCAGTGAGGTGAGTGTAAATGGAGGTAAGAGAAAGGCAAAAGAGGAAAACTTTAGGGTTTATACTGAGAAATTGAGGAACttggtgaatttttttgatCGTTTTGatgtaaaggttaataatttaaAGAATGATATACAAAAAGCTATTGACAATAATGAAATTACAGTAGGTGATTTGGAAAATTATGTAAATGTGATGGAATCGATTAGTTTATCAGCTTTGAATGCGAGGAATGTTGTTGAGGCTTCTATTGATAATGTGGGGAACTCTAATGTTGTGTTAGTGGAGAACCAGAAGCCAagtagaagaaagaaagagcttGGTGAAATTGGGTTTGAGTTGTTGCAATCTGTTTCAGGTTTGTTTGGAGAGAACTTGGTTGGTTCTAAGCCTAATAAAGTGAAAGATAACGGCAAGCTTGAGACTGTAGAGAGCGTTGTAAATGATCAAACTCAGGCAAATATTTCGACTTCTACAGCTGACGAAAGTGATTTCAAtttagttaataataataaaggaaatGGCAGTTTGAATGCATCTCGAAATTCATCAAATAAAACTGCTTTGGATGAGGATGAAGGTAGACGAATACAAATTGGCTCAGAATACGGGAGAATTGGTTCAGGGGAGATGGGCGGCAGTGCTAAAAGGTTTATGGACGGCAGAGAGTATAGTTACCGAAATAACAGTTTGCGGTTTACAAATAATCGTAGTTTTTCGTTGAAGATGGGTCGTGATAACAAGACTGAGATGTGGGAATCTCAAGATAATTTGTTTAACTCTGAGGAGTTTAGAGTTAGTATGAAACATATGGGAACTGAAGCATTTTTTGTGGAAGAACAGATGCTTAAGAAATCCAGTGAAGCTTACCAGACTTCTCTAAACAAGGAGAAGAGCGACAATGAGACTTACAGGTTTCAATTTAGAGAAGATAGGTTTAATCAGGAAGACGATTCCCATATGACTAATCTCCTGTCTTCACAGGAGGGTGAGGTTGGTTCCTCTTCATCTCCAAAGGTTTCAGATGATGTGATGTTTGATAGGTATCTTACAGAAGCGAATGGCCTTTTGCAACAAGCAAAGGAGTTTTTAAGGAGTAGGCATGATGAAGAGCGTGTGGAGATCATATTGTACAGGTCCGCCAATTTACTCTCCAAAGCCATCGCTTTGAAGCCAATGAGTTTGTTGGCTGTTGGCCAATTAGGCAACACCTATCTTCTTCATGGAGAACTAAAATTGAAGATCACTCGTGCATTGAGAAGAACTCTTCTTTCCGGACACGGTCCCTTACCTATTGAGAGACAAAATGGAGTACTTAAGCAACTAGATGATCGGATCACTAGTAAAGATGAAATTGCATCTGTCCTTGTTAATGTGTGTGAAGAGTGCGAAGAACTTCTTGTGGAAGCTGGCAGAAAATATAGGCTGGCATTATCAATTGATGGGAACGATGTAAGGGCACTATACAATTGGGGCCTTGCTCTCTCCTTCCGTGCACAATTAATTGCAGATATTGGACCG GAAGCTGCTTTTGATGCTGACAAAGTGTTCTTGGCAGCAATTGATAAATTTGATGCTATGATGTCAAAAGGCAATGTTTATGCACCTGATG CTCTGTTCAGATGGGGTGTGGCTTTGCAGCAAAGATCTCGCTTACGGCTGAGTAATAGTAAAGATAAGGTCAAGCTACTGCAGCAGGCAAAGAGGCTATATGAAGATGCACTCCAGATGGACACCAACAATCTCCAAGTAAGAGAAGCCCTATCAACATGTATATCTGAGCTTAGCTTCAGGCACTACTAG